The sequence cctgccctctctcccaggACAGCCGCTGCGGCTCAAAGTATCCAGGCTCCGTGCTTTTCCACCCGGAGGGGGAACGCAGAGGCGACATCTGCGGCCCCCAGGCTCTCAAGCGAACAAAGGAAGCCCAGCCCTACCAGGCGCTCAGGTTTCCCCAAAACTCCTCGGCTTCCCGGAGCgcgctcgccgccgccgccgccgccgccgcctccttaGGCTCTTCCGAATCTCTTTCGGAAACTCCAACAGCAAACGGATGGAGCCGGGCCAGGTGGCCGGGGGTGTTCGCGCGAGGAGGGCGGAGGCAGAGGCAGGTTAAAATAACATTGCCTTCTGAGCTCCGGAGAGAAGTCTGCCACTGGAGACCCCCTTCCTCAGCCGGGGCGGCGGCGCGGACCGCCAGATGGACCCGCCGCGGCCCGGGATACGCGCGAGGGAGCCCGGAGACGAGCAGTCCTTTCCGGGCTTGGGGCGCCGCGTAATAAGTGCAGCGCCAACTCTTCCAAAGCTCTCCTTTCTGTGGATTTCTTTTGAAAGACTCCTCCCTTTGTACCTCTAGTGCGGAATGAAGCGGCGACCTCTCGCCTAAAAGCCTACCAGGAGAGAGCGAGGAAAGGACGCGGCGGCAGTGGGGGCAGAGCAGATGTCTCAGGCCGGCTCCACACCTCTGGGGAGCAAGAGGAGAGAGGTGTGCGACCCTCAGCCCCCACCGAACCCCTTTCCTCGAGACACCAATCAACACTTCCCTCGTAGTTGATCTAGAGTtctccctgcacccccccaccccccactcgtCGCCCCAGCCAACCAGGGAGGCACGAAAAACAAACCTAGCGCCAATATTTCCTGACACGCACACCCCAAGAAACCCACGCGCGGGCGCTCAAATCAAATGACTCCCCATCCCTAGCAAgcgatctcagagttcatgaacTTTCGCTGCAGTACCGCGGAGGCCCGGGCGCCGCCCCGCGGACGGGCTCCAGCCGGCGGAGAGGACGCGGTGGCGAGTGCCAGCGGGGGCGAGAAGGGGCGGAGGGGAAAGGAAGGCTTCCCGGGGTCGCCCGAGCAGCGGGAAGCACGCCGCGTACCTTTCCTTGGCCTCGGCGGCCCGGTCTCTTTGCCTCCGGTTCTTAAACCAGTTGCTGACCTGGGTGGTGGTGAGCCCCGTGGCCTCGGCCAGCTCCCGCTTCTCACGAGGCGAGGGGTACGGGTTGTGCGCGTACCACTCCCGCAGCACACCCCGCGACTTCTCCTTGAAGCAGTAGCTGGTCTCCTCGCCGTCCCAGATGGTGCGCGGCAGCGGGAATTTTCGGCGCACCCGATATTTGCCCACCGCGCCCAGGGGCCGGCCGCGCAGCTTCTCGGCCTCCACGTAGTGCGCCTTCAGCCACAGTTGCTGCAGCTTGGGGTGGTTGTGAGGCGAGAATTGGTGGCTCTCCAGGATCTTGTAGAGCTCGCGGAAGTTCCCGCGGTGGAACGCAACCACGGCCTTGGCCTTGAGAACGCTTTCGTTCTTGTGCAGGTGGTCGCAGGCGGGCAGCGACCACAGGAACCTGCCCAGACGCTCCAGGTTCCCGCCTTGCTGCAGAACTTCGCACACGCACGCCACTTGCTCCTGCGTGAAGCCGAACGACGGCAGCATCGACATGGTTGGGGCCTGCCGAGATGCACTGCCCGGGCGCACGCGGCAGGGAGCAGCGCCTTAAAAGCAGGGGGGCGGCAGCCGCAGGGAGGGGGGCGCAGCTGCTCCTAACCCCCTCCCTAGGATTTCCGTAGGCGAAAAAGCTAATCGAAATTTAGGGCTGGGCGGCCGAGGAAGAAGGCGGAGGGGGGCGCGCTGGACACGGAGAGGCCGGCTCACTCCGCAGCCTTTTTGGGCCTCTCTGGCTCCGGCCTCCCGCCGGGTTGATGCTGCTCGTTGCCGGGGAACTTGGTTTCTGTTCTCCCCGCAGCGGCCTTAAAGCGCGCAGCGTCCCCGGCGCGCTGATTGGCTGCGGGCGGCGCCTATCCGGGGCTGGCCAGCCCGCGCGCCGCCGGGCCGGGCAGCGGGGCCGCGccgccccgcgccgccccgcGCGGGGAGGGCGCGGCTGTGGAACCCGGGACAGGGAATGGTGGGAGGAGAAGGACCGCGAGAGGTGGGaagcgggtggggggagggagccgCGCTgcccaggggcggggggggggggtgtgagtgGGTGAGCGCGTCAGGACCCTGCAACGTGAGCCCCCTCTCAGTGTCACCTAAGGGCAGCCGCTTACATCTCTGCACAAATCAATGACTCCAGACCTTAAtattcccctcctctccctctatACCCCCGTCCCTGTCCCTTGCAGACTTGCCCTTTCCCGGTGAGCTCATATTTAATTACCTTAATgttggaatgaataaataatggatTGATGAATAGCTTATGGAACGCGATAAATAATACAAGATCAGAGCAGGGCTCCGGGCTGCAGCCTCTGGAAGAGCGGCTTCTCCCCGGCTGACTTCAGCTCTAGGAGCCTAACTCCCTCTACCATTCTCCCTTTGCCCCCACTGCCCTCCAAAGGGCACAAGTATTCCCAGCTGGATAGCGCTTCCCTCGTTTTCAAAATGCCACGACTATTTGGGACCTTGGGAAGAGCTGTTGACAGCATTGTTGCTGAGCAAATAAAGATTCTGAGGGTTCATTTGTGATTTGGTATCTTAACGTTCTATGGTTTGAGCCGGCAGGGTtctggactcagtttccccatctgcgcCGTTGCGTTTTCCGAGGCCACCTCTGCTACTGAGGAATGCCCAAAAGCTTTACTTGCTATTAGCAAAAATGCTTTGGGAACCTCGTACGAAAGGCGCTGGATGGggtgtaaattaaataaaactgtgTCCGGCTCCAATAGCTGTCTGATTGTAACCTAATCCTTGCCCTGCTCTGAGAGGGACACTGCCCTCAGAGCCAGGACGACAGCGGCTCCAAGAAGATTAAataaagaggtgtgtgtgtgtgtgtgtgtgtgtgtgtgtgtgtgtgtgtgtcgatTGCAATGCTGGCCTATTTTACTGATATAGAATGAGAGATGTCCTGCAATTTCAGCCCCATCATCtgttattttgtgtatatgtggaGAATGTTTAGTAAAACTGCACAAACAAATGAAGCTGTAATTATCTTAAGCCTCATTTGCACACCTTGTTCCAAAGcaattattaaaaagattttgaaaacaattaGCGTCTCTAAACAAAGATAATCTATTGTCAGTAGCTGAGACTGGCAGGAGATAAGAACAATGCAGGGAGATAAGGAGAGCAGAATGGTAGAAGGAGAGTGACTTTATAACTATACTTATCTCTGATTAGATAAGttcaaaacagaattttaagtaCACTTCAAAAATGCTTTTGATTTAAATGCACCCTCTTAGTGAATGCGAAGAACAGACTCTAGGCTCTTTAAACTTGCTTGtcttctttaaatatgttttgagtCCACGAGCCAGAGCCCAGCTCCACAGAACCATTTACATATTGAGACATAAGTGGGAGAAGGAACACTGCGGAAGTTTCCCCCTATATAATGtatatggttttaaaataatgtgcCCAGTTCAGTGCACCctgcaatatatattttaaactcatGAAGTGTTTCACCCTCCTGGCTGTCTCTCCAGAGATTTGGAGTAGAGAGAAGTTGCTTCTCCCCCAAACTCCCACACACAATGCGTTTTGCATCCTTAAAAGTCTGCAGTATCCCGTGCAATTAGACGTTGGAAATAGATGCTGATATTTCATTACCTttagggttattttttaaatgcatttaatggGTGCATAGTATTTCAAAAGAGCCCCTACCACATGGTGTGCCCAATGACTTACTTTCTAAACTGGAAGCCTGGCACGCCTGAGCCCAAGCCCATGTGTCTGGTAATTTTCCCTCGCCGTCTTATTTTAGTGCTCATGATGTTTCAGATGAAGTCTTAAGGAGCTGCAGTGTCCTGCCAGAAGGAACGTCTCTGCTTGGAATAGTCCTTATTGACATGGCAGCTGTGTGAAGACCGGAACGGAGGTTTAAACTCCGCTCTAAAAATCAGTTAATATCCTCAAGTCTGGAGCAAGTGCGCagaattaaaatgtgtgtgtagggggtggaGGGTCTGTAAGTACAGCCGCCTGTCTTTAAAGACAAACGGTAAGTTGAGTGTGGGGCGGACTTTATAATTAACAATTTTGTATAAGGAAATGAGGCATAGCTTGGACAAATAAGGGCAGGTATAAATTTACAGGGGAGGATGAGGAGCAGAAAGGCGGCAATTAGACACCAATATGACCACCTTTTTTTCCGCTTCCTCCAGACCTCTCTGCccacttcttttcatctttcttcaaAAGGAACAAAGACGCGATAGACGTTGGCGACGACTGGGGAGACGACTGTGTGGGTGCCGCGATTGCGGGCACCGGGGTTGATGAGCTGTGGTGCTAGTCCCCAGAGGCCGCGCTCGGGCCAGCCAGCATTTCTCCTTGCGTTTAATCCAATAGATCGCGTAACTAGAAAGGAGAAGTGCTATTCGCTTTGCACCAATGAGCCTACCTGCTATTTCGATCCCATGGTTAGGGAAACCAATTGTTATAAATGTTAATTGTTGGCTCGGATATATAAGGTTTCCCAAAATGGAGCCTTTCAGTGAAAACCACTAAAAGAGGTAAAATGACATGAATTTACAAACCACATAAACCAAATGATCCATTTTAAATCGCACACAGAAAGGTTTGAGTTGTTCTAGTAACTTAAAACCTTTGCTGTCAATGCAAATCACACGAAAAACAGAGATGCGTCGGAGATTTAAAGGGAACGAGCAACTATAGCCGCTGCCCTTGCTGCTTCTCGGCGGCTCCCGAGGGTAACGTGGGTGGCGAGGGGAGCCCGACGCCAGGTTTCGGCGCTTCTGTGCCTCCTCTGTGCAGGTAACCGCCACGCGCGCACAACTGGTTTATGGAAAAGGCCAATGCACTAGTTGTTGGTGGGGTTTCTCAGCGGGATCGATATAAGGCCTCAGCTCAAAAATTTCTGTGTGGAACCCACTTGTTTCTCTTATGGCTTGGAGAGAGATGCACTGGGTCTCCCGGCCCTGCTTTCTCGGACTTCCTTTGCCTTCAAGAACCACAGCGGGGATCCTACTCTACCTACAGATACTTGGAAGGAAAGAGCATCGAGAGGTGCTTCTTCAATAAATTAGCGTCGTCGCTCTAGGGCAGTGAGGAGACTCCGCAAATCCTGGCTGAAGTGACAACATTCATCATTTTCCTCCGCTTGGTCGGAAACTCCGGGTGCCCTAGACCCTTGGGATCCCGGGATCCGACGGCCAGCGCGGCGCCGCGGCGGGAGAAGCCGCCCACCTGCCTCCTGGGGGGACGCTGCTCCCCGCGAGGTCTGAATAGGCCGAGGGCTCGGGCAGGGAGATTTGCGGACCCCGAGAAGAGAAACTCAAAACCAGTCCATTAGTAAATGAGTTTTGTGTTGTCAAGGTTCTTTCCCATCCACTTGCTGTTCTGAAAAATAGATCACGTTTCGTTATCTTTAGTGGGAATCTGCAACGTGACACCGGATCCGCGCGGCCCccgcctctctgcctccctcccttccaggctCGTTCGGCGGGGCCAAGGGGAGCCGGTCGGCCTCCTCGGCTTGTTCCCGAACAATGAAGATTTGTCTGTTCccctaatatatttatatatgtaaggAGGGAGAGAGTTTTCTCCTGGAAGCGGGAAGCCGCGAGTGGAGCCTCCCGCTTCCTTGGTGAGAAAACCCAGCGCCAGCCCACGACGCCGGGAGaccgccgccccccgcccacaCCTGGACAAACAGAGCGGGCTTCGAGCCCGGCTTGCTGCTAAAAACCCTGCCGCCCCGCGCGGCTCCTGGAAATACAGGCTCCGCATTGTCCCGAGGtcggggaaaggaaagagagaaaggctaGTACTGAGAGACAGCTCTGCGAGGGAAGTCAGATTGGAGGACAGAGCTGGGGTGTGTGCCTGGGGGGTTACCGGCCCCTCTGTGTGCATCCCCCTCCGCGTCTGCTCTCTCTCGGTCTAACTTATTGTCTCTTTTCGATCTGGAAGAGGAAACTCGTTTATTTTGTGTGCCAACCTGGtctgtcatttctctttcattctctttcctctgccccatcctctctccctctttccctcactctcattctccttgtctcttgtttctctctgtctgtgtctctctctctgtgtctctctctctctcacacacagacacacacacacacacacacacacacacacacacacacacacacacacccttctggatctctttctttctctctctccggtTCCCCTCCCTTCCGCAAGGCTCGGGGCGCCTGCGCCTGTCTCCTACTGCCGCGGACCTGAGGTTTCACAGACAGAGGGTGCTGGAGCAGGGCGAGTGAACTCTCAAGTCCGGGCAGGGGCGTCGAGCTCAGCCTGCAGACGAGCTACGCTGAGTGGTGGCATGGTCAAAAGGTGGGAGAGCCGGTGGGTAGGGCGGGAGAAGTGGGTTGGCCACCTGGAGGACAGGGGCCGACTTTAGCTCAGTTCTGAGAAGGCTGTGGCTCAGGAGCTCACCAATGTTCACATCTGACCCAGAAGATGCCACTCAACCTCGGATGCCAAACACCTTTCTAGAAAGTGAAGGAGAGTGTTGTAAGAATCCCTTCTTAAGAATTTAGGACATTCTTGTCACTTTCTCTTATTAATATCGACTTAGGgcaaatttaccaaaaaaaatagcATCCAAGAGCCCTTATCTTCCATGGAATTTCCAATCAACTTTTTTTCTCAACTAATGTACATCCTGAATACCGCATCTGTCTAAGCTAAGAAGAATTTCCTTTTGGGAGGTGAAAGCCTGCAGCTCCTCCTGTTCAGAGGAAAGTGCTAGTGACGGTAATGCAGGGTGACACTAAATAAACAGTTAGGGTGGACTGGAAAGATGGAGTTAATTATCCAGTGAGCTGCGTTTCAGCCCAGACCATCAGGGGCTGATTTGTTTTGGCTCATAGTCCGAGGAAGGAGACAAACCACTCTCTTCCATACATCTCTTAGGGATCCTGATCACTGAtgtctcaaacaaaacaaaaaccaaaaccactaCTCAGGTATCACTATTTCAGTTAAAATTTGGTTTACTACTCCTCTGCAGACTCTGCAGAAAATGTCCACTCCATTACCACCTAGCCCTGGAGAGAAGACCCAAAGTGACCCAAAATTGCACCccctaagtctttttttttttttggaggccCTTTGGTAAGGAAAGTGGACATCtagcaccccctccccatctcttcaCTTAAATTCTCACAATTTTATGTAACTACATGTTTATAAAAACTAAGATGTGGGCCTGGATTTCACGATGGttttcctcctccccgcccccccccaaatcaGGTCTCCTGAAATTTTAGATGCAATTAGATTTATTGTTTGCGTGATTCACCGACTATCCGGTTTCTTCAGGTAAGCCTGCACTTATATATAAATCCTAGTAACTTAAaacttccctctccccactttactcttctctccctcccctctacctccctcccacctccccgccACATTCTGATATTAATAATCCCCGGCTGCCCCTCTTTCCGGGTCATTACGGTACTGCTGGTCTCTAATCAATCCTAATGCGATGGCAATTGGAGTCCCTGATGACTGCGGCTCGGGTTTCTTGTAATGGCTCTACCACATTTTCCTGGACCTCCTCCTTTAACCTGAGATGCCAGGGGGACGAGTCCCTTCTCGGCTGCTGATTACTTCAAGATGTGGGGGCTGGTTtgagcagaaggagaaagagacacgCGCACAGCGTGGCTACCACTGTGGGCTGAGCCTCTGGGGTGAGCAAGGCGTCTGCGCAACGGGTGCCCTCACCCGAACGCCTTTTGCtactcccttttttcttttctccccattttccaggtCCAAACTCACCCTCGCGGGCAAAGAGGAAGATTCTTAaaacgttttcttttttctttttcctcgtGCGGAGATGCTTCATGGTCTCTGGGCCTCTACAGTTCTCGAGGGTTCCCAAAATGCAGTGTCTGCCTGGCTCCCAGACCAGGCCTGACCCTCGCTCAGAAGAGAACGCCTCTCCCCATTCTTCAGAGCCAACTCCCCTTCCTGCTGGTTATTTTCTCCCAgtacaatcccccccccccaattttagTGTACTTATCCCTAAGAAGAACAGGAGTCTTCCCCATCTTTCTCGCTGACCCTCGACGTCTATTTCCTTCCTCACTCCAGTAGTGCCTGAAACTCTCAACCCGTTCCTGATCCAAAGCCGAGGCCAATCCTGCCAGGAAGGTTCATCGCTCACAACCTTTAACCTCTAGAGACAAAGGTCCAATACTTCGTTCTGGTTGGTGCCATTGGGAGAGACAACCGAGAGTGGGGaacctccttctcccctttcgATAGCTCGCTCGCTTCCCCAACCCTGGTCCAGGCCCCGCAGCTGGGAGATCAGCACGTTCGCGGCATTTGTATTCTTCCATTTCTCAGCCTAAAGCCATTTAGCCGTAACCCGAGCCCAGGATAATTGCCACGTTTCTGCCGCGATACTTCTAAAAACAAGATAATGCTTCTGAATTGCGGAAGAAAGTGCTGTGGACAAATTGGGCGCTGAGCTGCCGAGATGGATCGCTTTGTTAGGGGAGGCCGGTGGTTTGTGACTCAATTAGAGCATTTCTGGGAGCTGCTTGCGCTCTGGAGCCGGGTCAGCAAGAGACCAACTACGCCTGTCTCTCCCGGGCGCAAGAAGAgtttggagggggggtgggggcggtgaaAGTACTTCAGGCCTGTACCGGTCGGTGTAAATCCATGCAATAGGAAATGTTTTTGCATTCCAACACGAATACATTGTTTGGGTTCTAAAGGATCCGGATTTTTACGGACAGAAGCTTGACTGCCTCTGCTTCGGAATGGGCCGCGCGGCGTTTGTCTGAAGCACTAGTGCCCTGAGCTGTGCAGAAAGAAATACTGGGTGGAGTGTGCTGAGAAGGTGCCCGCTCACCCATGCCCCTCTGCGCGTCTCGCCCACCCGCCTAGACCTGAATTCTGCCACAATTTTTCCAACATCCGGGCTGTAGCCCTTCAGCAACCCCGCAGGGCGAGGCTTCCAGGCAGCCCGCAGACCGCGAGGGATGCGTTTAGGGCTTTGAACAAGGCTGTAAGAGCTTTCCTTGCCTCTACCCAAGTTCACTTGCCAACCTCCCATCACCCAGCTTGCAGGCCCACGTCCACCTTTGGCGGGCCCATCTTGGGGTCCGGGCTAAGCGACTCTGCCAGGTGCGCGCGCTTCCAAGTCGCCGCGCGCGGGCGCGGAGGAGAGCTCGCAGCCCCGCCCGCTGGCGGGCAATGCCTAGCCTGGGGAGCCAGGCCTCCCTCGCGTCCAGCCGCCCGCGCCAAGAACCCCTCCCGGAGGCCACGCGGGAACACTCGGGCGCTGCGTCTACGCCAGGGACAGCTCCGCCCAGTCCTGCAGCCAGAGGTCGCGTGTTCCCGCCGGGCCATCCTCAGGCCCGGACGTGAGCAGGCCTCGGATCCCGCGGCTGTCTTGGGTTGTTCCCCGCGGCGATTGTTGGGACCGAGAGGCGTAGGGGCGTGAAGTAGGAGGGGACAGGACTGAGGAGCGCAGGGGCAAGAAGCAAGCGCGGGAAGGTCAGCGGAGCAGGGATGGGGTGCAGGCCGGCGCCGGGCCTggctgcaggagagagagggCGCTGTCTTCCTGGCAAAGGATCACCGGGCTGGCAGGCAGGAAccgaaacaaaaaaagaaaagaaaacctgcccGGCTGAGTCACCGGAGTGAGGGGCGCGCGGCGGGGAGGGGTTAGGGTGGCAAAGCGCATATTCTCGGCCCACCACCCGGGGACCGCCTGGCCTGCCGTGGCCTTGCCAACGCCTAGTAGCCCTCAGCGGGACACGCAGGAGAGGGAGCCTTCTTGGGTTCTTTTAGCTTTTCCCACAGTTGCCTTCCTTCAGCGCCATCCTTCCTCGGAAAACTGGAGATGTTGGGTAGGGTAGGTCGCGCTTCAATGACGATCGAAGTGCCCCCAGTTTCCCCGGcgcgagcagggaggggagcgAATCCGGACCCCCTTTCTCCGAGCGGGGCTGGCTTTTTCGGTTTCGTGAGTTCCGTGGAAGGAAACCGGAAAACCCACCAATCTTCATTTCAACGAGCCGCCGTAGCAAGTGGTCTCACGCGGTTTGGCCGCGCCTTGACCAGGAACAACGAAGAGAAGACCCTCTTATTTTACTGTCACTAACTAGACGGGGCACACACGCTCAGAGACCGGAGGGTCCGGAAGACAATTGCTATCAACCATTCCCTACCCAAACCCACAAATCTAAAAACTGGATTTCTGTTAATTCGGGAGAAACTGCTATCCCTCCATTCCAAAAGTACATACTCTGTCATCTACAAAGGCCAATGTGTTCTTGTCTTTCCGTGCTCATAATAAACTAGGCAAAGCAAACCAAAAGGATCCCAAACTGCCTCATCTTCTGTCTCGAAAGGTCTCTCTGTATTACCAGAT comes from Panthera tigris isolate Pti1 chromosome B3, P.tigris_Pti1_mat1.1, whole genome shotgun sequence and encodes:
- the SIX1 gene encoding homeobox protein SIX1, whose protein sequence is MSMLPSFGFTQEQVACVCEVLQQGGNLERLGRFLWSLPACDHLHKNESVLKAKAVVAFHRGNFRELYKILESHQFSPHNHPKLQQLWLKAHYVEAEKLRGRPLGAVGKYRVRRKFPLPRTIWDGEETSYCFKEKSRGVLREWYAHNPYPSPREKRELAEATGLTTTQVSNWFKNRRQRDRAAEAKERENTENNNSSSNKQNQLSPLEGGKPLMSSSEEEFSPPQSPDQNSVLLLQGNMGHARSSNYSLPGLTASQPSHGLQAHQHQLQDSLLGPLTSSLVDLGS